A stretch of Imperialibacter roseus DNA encodes these proteins:
- a CDS encoding alpha/beta hydrolase produces MKRHKASMLYPGVIIGAYLLMTLLGSCQDEDFNPSLTQAFDVQSAANGATYPIRVALPTAYYTSAERYPAIYVLDGEENFGFVANHCREISERLATQNVVVVSIGYGQDRSIDYTPTKTSEMTGGGTQFLDFIETQLIPQMEERFRVDTTRNGRVLLGHSYGGLFGACVLAVNNQLFGNYLLLSPSIWFDNEVSLQLEKAYRAANKDQHHLVFLGIGELENAGRMQAPFEAFYEALRDNYADISLAKNREKHLDHVGSRQPNIVKGLNYYFQNRQL; encoded by the coding sequence ATGAAAAGACACAAAGCAAGCATGCTGTACCCGGGCGTAATCATTGGTGCCTACCTGCTGATGACGCTGCTGGGGTCGTGCCAGGACGAGGACTTTAACCCTAGCCTTACGCAGGCGTTCGACGTTCAATCGGCGGCCAATGGTGCCACTTACCCCATCAGGGTGGCCTTGCCCACCGCTTACTATACCTCCGCTGAAAGGTATCCGGCCATTTATGTGCTGGATGGAGAGGAAAATTTCGGTTTCGTGGCCAACCACTGCCGGGAGATTTCGGAGCGCCTGGCAACGCAAAACGTGGTGGTGGTCAGCATTGGCTATGGCCAGGATCGCAGCATCGACTACACCCCTACCAAAACCAGTGAGATGACGGGCGGTGGCACGCAGTTCCTGGACTTTATCGAAACCCAGCTGATTCCCCAAATGGAGGAGCGCTTCCGTGTGGATACTACCCGCAATGGCCGGGTGCTCCTGGGTCATTCCTACGGCGGGCTGTTCGGCGCCTGTGTGCTGGCTGTGAACAACCAACTGTTTGGCAACTACCTGCTACTGAGTCCCTCTATTTGGTTTGACAACGAAGTGTCGCTACAGCTGGAAAAGGCGTACCGTGCCGCCAACAAGGACCAGCACCATCTGGTATTCCTGGGCATAGGTGAGTTGGAGAATGCCGGCAGGATGCAGGCTCCTTTTGAGGCGTTTTATGAAGCGCTGCGTGACAACTATGCTGACATCAGCCTGGCCAAAAACCGTGAGAAGCACCTTGATCATGTCGGTTCCAGGCAGCCGAACATCGTGAAAGGGCTGAACTACTACTTCCAAAACAGGCAGCTGTAA
- a CDS encoding pirin family protein, with product MMSLHRKLGKTYTPADQQGFLGLGHVARAVIQVPYPDSDPFIMLMDDMLDKKDNIPVGGPHPHAGFETVTLMLEGEMGDEKHTMKAGDLQLMTAGSGIVHTETIDKEAKMRILQLWLNLPKKDRQALPRVQDIALEHVPTKSEEGLVLRLYSGSLGGFTSPIKNYTPFILADITLQPGATTVQDIPASYTAFLYAIDGNVLVGNEARQLNANQVGWLDRFSEEGTSQLRLEAGETGARVILYAGQPQNDEIVSHGPFIADTQEDIRRLYREYRNGEMNHISMVEEEQKMAW from the coding sequence ATGATGAGCTTACATAGAAAACTAGGAAAAACCTACACACCTGCCGACCAGCAGGGATTTCTCGGGCTAGGTCACGTTGCAAGGGCTGTGATACAAGTTCCTTATCCGGATAGCGATCCATTTATCATGCTAATGGACGATATGCTCGACAAAAAGGACAATATTCCGGTTGGCGGGCCTCACCCACATGCCGGTTTTGAAACGGTGACACTTATGCTGGAAGGAGAAATGGGTGACGAAAAGCATACCATGAAAGCTGGTGACCTTCAACTGATGACGGCAGGAAGTGGTATTGTGCATACCGAAACCATTGACAAGGAAGCCAAAATGCGCATACTGCAACTGTGGCTTAACCTTCCTAAGAAAGACAGGCAGGCCTTGCCGAGGGTGCAAGATATTGCCCTGGAGCATGTGCCGACCAAAAGCGAAGAGGGGCTGGTACTTAGGCTGTACAGCGGATCGCTGGGAGGGTTTACGTCACCCATCAAAAATTACACGCCATTCATTTTGGCAGACATCACCCTGCAACCTGGTGCCACCACCGTGCAAGACATCCCAGCCTCTTACACGGCCTTTCTGTACGCTATTGATGGAAATGTGTTGGTAGGAAATGAAGCCAGGCAGCTGAATGCCAATCAAGTGGGTTGGTTAGACAGGTTTTCAGAAGAGGGAACCAGCCAGCTTCGGTTGGAGGCAGGTGAAACGGGTGCTCGGGTGATTTTGTATGCGGGACAGCCTCAAAACGATGAAATTGTTTCTCATGGGCCGTTCATTGCCGACACACAGGAAGACATCAGGCGACTGTACAGGGAATACCGAAACGGTGAAATGAACCACATTTCAATGGTGGAGGAAGAACAAAAAATGGCTTGGTGA
- a CDS encoding PadR family transcriptional regulator, which translates to MSKEHLGELEELILLVILKLEKDAYGLAIRQEIIKQAQRSVTIGAVHGTVNRLEDKGLIESEYGGATEERGGRRKRILTVTAAGLKALERSKDVKMNLWQQIPVLAVNKS; encoded by the coding sequence ATGTCAAAAGAGCATTTGGGCGAATTGGAGGAGTTGATACTACTGGTCATTCTTAAGCTTGAGAAAGACGCCTATGGTTTGGCTATCCGGCAGGAGATCATCAAACAGGCGCAGCGCTCAGTCACTATCGGCGCTGTGCATGGCACTGTTAACCGGCTGGAGGACAAGGGCCTGATAGAGTCCGAATATGGAGGAGCCACAGAGGAGAGAGGCGGACGGCGCAAGCGGATACTGACCGTGACAGCGGCTGGACTGAAAGCCCTGGAGAGGAGCAAGGACGTGAAAATGAACTTATGGCAGCAGATTCCTGTGCTGGCCGTCAATAAATCATAA
- a CDS encoding MFS transporter has translation MKRRAWANFPFHPGKWPFFYGWMILIWGSLGIIMSIPGQTMGVSVFTDSLLGSLHISRDELSFAYMLGTIGSSFMLPWAGRLYDRLGVRPTAVAAAVGLGLILIWLSNIDSLLSGWIATQATSAIVITLFVTFLLLRFFGQGVLTIVSRNMMIQWFDRRRGFATGFSSVFVSLAFSISPLFLFTLIEAYTWEGAWMVMALLVGLLFPVVIIVFFRNRPEDSGLLPDGRSPGEEVATSAKKKKILFPVIKEFNAAEAIRNFPFWVFALMMAMQALYFTGFTFHVMSVFAEAGLPDTMAITIFQPVAIIAVVVTLVASSVSDHIPLKYLLYFKGGGACLGILGVIFLGTTSWGYYLIIIGNGFMTGLYSVLATVTWPRYYGRAHLGAISGQAMMMIVFGSALGPMLFSRSLSYFGTYNVSGWLCFAVYFILTIMAFWADNPQKVLAERQG, from the coding sequence ATGAAAAGACGAGCGTGGGCGAATTTTCCGTTTCATCCCGGAAAGTGGCCTTTTTTTTACGGATGGATGATCCTCATCTGGGGATCTCTGGGCATCATCATGAGCATCCCCGGCCAAACCATGGGGGTGTCGGTATTTACCGATTCGCTGTTGGGCAGCCTGCATATCAGCCGGGATGAGCTGAGCTTCGCTTATATGTTGGGCACCATTGGCAGCTCCTTTATGCTGCCCTGGGCAGGTCGGCTGTACGACCGCCTCGGCGTGCGCCCTACAGCTGTGGCTGCCGCAGTTGGGTTGGGGTTAATTCTTATTTGGCTGAGTAATATCGACAGCTTGCTGTCGGGCTGGATAGCCACACAGGCCACTAGCGCCATCGTCATCACGTTGTTTGTCACCTTTCTGCTGCTGCGCTTTTTCGGGCAGGGTGTGCTCACCATCGTGTCCCGCAATATGATGATCCAGTGGTTCGATCGGCGCCGTGGATTTGCCACCGGGTTTAGTAGCGTCTTTGTGTCGCTGGCCTTTTCAATCTCCCCGCTGTTTCTCTTCACCCTTATCGAAGCGTACACCTGGGAAGGTGCCTGGATGGTGATGGCGTTACTGGTCGGCCTGCTGTTCCCGGTAGTGATCATCGTGTTTTTCAGGAACCGTCCTGAAGACAGTGGCCTGTTGCCTGATGGCCGCTCGCCGGGGGAGGAGGTTGCCACTTCTGCCAAAAAGAAAAAGATCCTTTTCCCGGTGATCAAAGAGTTTAACGCCGCTGAAGCCATCCGCAATTTTCCTTTCTGGGTTTTCGCCCTCATGATGGCCATGCAGGCTTTGTATTTCACGGGCTTCACTTTTCATGTCATGTCCGTTTTTGCCGAGGCCGGACTGCCCGACACGATGGCCATCACTATCTTCCAGCCTGTGGCCATCATCGCCGTGGTGGTTACGCTGGTGGCGAGCAGCGTCAGCGATCATATCCCCCTGAAATACCTGCTGTATTTCAAAGGAGGGGGCGCCTGCCTGGGCATCCTTGGTGTGATCTTTCTGGGCACGACCAGCTGGGGCTACTACCTGATCATTATTGGCAATGGATTTATGACGGGCCTCTATTCGGTATTGGCCACAGTTACCTGGCCACGGTATTATGGCCGTGCCCACTTAGGCGCCATCAGTGGGCAGGCTATGATGATGATTGTTTTCGGCAGTGCCCTGGGGCCAATGCTGTTCAGCCGGTCGCTGTCCTATTTCGGCACCTACAATGTGAGCGGCTGGCTGTGCTTTGCGGTGTACTTCATCCTTACCATCATGGCCTTTTGGGCGGATAATCCACAGAAGGTGCTGGCGGAGAGGCAGGGTTGA
- a CDS encoding M20/M25/M40 family metallo-hydrolase has protein sequence MKKIFQLAFLLSILAARVAVAQDDGIVDKIVAEGTDNSQLEVLGHQLMDVIGPRLVGTPQMKAANDWAVKTYAGWGITAKNEEWGKWKGWERGITHIDMVSPRVATLHGTQLAWSPATPKKGTTAELVTLPEVADEESFKSWLPSVKGKFVMVSMLEPTGRPDYNWEEFATEESFEKMKKEREAQTEKWNQNIKNTGYTTRNINDALEAAGAVGIVQSRWSKGFGANKIFGANTKAIPVVDLSLEDYGMLYRMVENGDAPVIKVVAESKDLGTVPTFNTIATILGTELPNEYVMLSAHFDSWDGGTGATDNGTGTLTMMEAARILKKVYPNPKRTIIIGHWGSEEQGLNGSRAFVEDHPEIVENLQALFNQDNGTGRVVRISGQGFLHSYDYITRWLEAVPKQFKNELETDFPGTPGGGGSDYASFVAAGAPGFSLSSLSWSYGNYTWHTNLDTYDKIVFDDVRNNAILTAILAYKASEDPEKTSREKSVLHLNSRTGEPMTWPEPRSPNRDGGN, from the coding sequence ATGAAGAAGATATTCCAGCTTGCATTTCTGCTATCCATTTTAGCGGCCCGGGTGGCCGTTGCACAAGATGATGGCATCGTAGATAAAATCGTTGCTGAGGGCACCGACAATTCTCAGCTCGAAGTGTTGGGCCACCAGTTGATGGACGTAATAGGGCCACGCCTGGTGGGCACACCACAAATGAAAGCCGCTAACGACTGGGCGGTGAAAACCTATGCTGGCTGGGGTATTACAGCCAAAAACGAAGAGTGGGGCAAATGGAAAGGCTGGGAGAGAGGCATTACGCATATCGACATGGTGTCGCCACGGGTGGCGACGCTGCACGGCACGCAGCTGGCCTGGAGTCCGGCCACACCCAAAAAAGGGACTACTGCAGAGCTGGTGACATTGCCGGAAGTAGCTGATGAGGAATCTTTCAAAAGCTGGCTGCCTAGTGTAAAGGGCAAATTTGTCATGGTATCGATGCTTGAACCCACAGGTCGCCCCGATTATAACTGGGAAGAGTTTGCTACAGAAGAGTCTTTCGAGAAAATGAAGAAGGAGCGGGAAGCGCAGACGGAGAAGTGGAATCAAAACATAAAAAATACAGGCTACACTACCCGCAACATCAACGATGCACTGGAAGCTGCCGGCGCCGTGGGCATTGTGCAGTCGAGGTGGTCGAAAGGTTTCGGGGCCAACAAAATTTTTGGTGCCAATACCAAGGCAATTCCGGTAGTGGATTTGTCGCTCGAAGACTACGGCATGCTCTACCGCATGGTTGAAAACGGCGATGCGCCTGTAATCAAAGTGGTGGCCGAGTCGAAGGACTTGGGCACGGTGCCTACATTCAATACCATTGCGACCATTCTCGGTACAGAGCTGCCCAATGAATACGTAATGCTTTCCGCTCACTTTGACTCGTGGGACGGCGGTACCGGCGCTACCGACAATGGCACGGGCACCCTCACCATGATGGAGGCTGCCCGCATCCTCAAAAAAGTGTATCCTAATCCGAAGCGCACCATCATTATTGGTCACTGGGGCAGCGAAGAGCAGGGATTGAACGGCTCCAGGGCTTTTGTAGAGGATCACCCGGAAATCGTGGAAAACCTGCAGGCGCTTTTCAATCAGGACAATGGCACTGGCAGGGTTGTACGCATTTCCGGCCAGGGCTTCCTCCATTCGTATGACTACATCACCCGTTGGCTGGAGGCTGTGCCCAAGCAGTTTAAGAACGAGCTTGAGACGGATTTTCCTGGTACTCCCGGCGGCGGCGGTTCCGATTATGCCTCGTTTGTGGCGGCCGGTGCGCCGGGCTTTTCGCTCAGCTCCCTGAGCTGGAGCTATGGCAATTACACATGGCATACCAACCTTGATACCTACGACAAAATTGTGTTTGACGATGTGCGCAACAACGCCATTCTCACGGCTATTTTGGCTTATAAGGCCAGCGAAGATCCTGAGAAGACATCGAGAGAAAAGTCCGTGTTGCACCTCAATTCCAGAACAGGCGAGCCCATGACCTGGCCTGAGCCACGCTCACCCAACAGAGATGGGGGGAATTGA
- a CDS encoding response regulator, whose product MDKVRILICEDNEAISTLTKFKLARVGYTHCDIAANGRIASELVVTTNYDLVITDIQMPFVSGLELTRYIRNDLGRRTPVIILSSNTDENTVLTGFDREITVFLAKPVIPRELVQRVKKLLKRK is encoded by the coding sequence ATGGATAAAGTTAGAATATTGATTTGTGAGGACAATGAGGCGATCTCTACGCTGACAAAGTTCAAACTCGCCAGAGTCGGTTATACACATTGTGACATTGCTGCCAACGGAAGAATTGCCAGTGAATTGGTGGTTACCACAAACTACGATCTTGTTATCACTGATATTCAGATGCCTTTTGTTTCGGGGTTAGAGCTCACAAGATATATTCGGAACGACCTTGGTCGGCGCACGCCTGTCATCATCTTGTCGTCTAATACTGATGAGAATACTGTGTTGACGGGGTTTGATCGTGAAATTACCGTATTTTTGGCCAAACCAGTGATCCCCAGAGAGTTAGTGCAAAGGGTTAAGAAATTGCTGAAACGCAAGTAA
- a CDS encoding ABC transporter permease, whose protein sequence is MKRRQPPRLPEWLLGLLCREELLEEIMGDMCEYHELLSHQPAWKRHLLYWFHSFQFLRPRMIKKLPMGQNSSFFGLFTANLRMAFRSYSKNKLVSGLSLATLVFGVVCFQLVYAWIRNEQSMDDFHSKGDRIHLVVGKLNPDTDWNAFDVQRMFNINYGEIPHVEKSMVVHSYRPDEIKLVSKGMGHRGKALIVDSTFFDFFDFKLTRGDCDVLNDPQSIVITKSFANRVFGKEDPMGQVVDIKCDQTGTYKVAGLVENIPSNSSISFDFLVPRQSSRFWRRMPQNLILSDPFFDQATFDDDMAVAKAQSTRFPESVLSSFPLKSIYLDRSVEIPLFAKYGNRTNNQTMEGVALVLLLITLVSFVNLQTSLQLTLVRKIGVKYMIGASRFDVGLEIAVSRLIYLFAGGGLAFLLYQWLFPYYVGLLELDLDSTPSFDMMSMFTVMGGIVLVSWLVSFVQVYRLKTSQAIAGKLSLKIPRLQRILTTLQYAITILLLVATTVVFLQLGYMLNKDTGLHQHDIVQTDFFEMMPNQAQDSVAMEGMMRQHDYVLNQLNNHPGIRTVSQGTIPIDMAFESSWKIASDGNEYTPVYTMPADPHYDDLFGMELVEGRFFSDTLDSNNDNKLVINEAAKAYWGIDDISQVKLTTNTRSSNQVDYTIIGVVKDYHYQHLSHKIRPLILSFSIYRDTDLLVRVEEGHVDDVVVFLGDLYREVNPGGIFTYQTMEDKIDAQYAAEKRLSSIYLTFSIVALVLSSIGLFTFAFHETRRRTKEVGIRKVSGAGFEQVFWLLNLSFLKSVAVAFLLATPLVWYLMSMWLDNFAYRVELSWWIFAGVALVVLAVAMATVLWQTISLSKASPVESLRYE, encoded by the coding sequence ATGAAACGAAGACAACCACCCAGATTGCCCGAATGGTTGCTTGGCCTGTTATGCAGGGAAGAGCTCCTGGAGGAGATCATGGGCGACATGTGCGAATACCATGAGCTGCTCAGCCACCAACCAGCCTGGAAGCGCCACCTGCTTTACTGGTTCCACAGCTTTCAATTTCTCAGGCCCAGAATGATCAAAAAACTACCAATGGGACAAAACAGCAGTTTCTTCGGACTCTTCACAGCAAATCTTCGAATGGCCTTTCGCAGTTATTCAAAAAATAAGCTGGTGTCGGGACTGAGCCTGGCCACGCTGGTATTCGGGGTCGTCTGCTTTCAGTTGGTGTATGCCTGGATAAGGAATGAGCAATCCATGGACGATTTTCATTCGAAAGGAGATCGGATTCATCTGGTGGTGGGCAAACTGAACCCTGATACCGATTGGAATGCCTTCGATGTGCAGCGTATGTTCAATATCAACTACGGCGAAATTCCTCATGTGGAGAAAAGCATGGTAGTACACAGCTACCGGCCCGATGAAATCAAACTTGTGAGCAAGGGCATGGGCCATAGGGGCAAAGCGCTGATTGTAGACAGCACTTTCTTCGACTTTTTCGACTTTAAGCTCACCAGGGGTGACTGTGACGTGCTGAATGATCCGCAGAGTATTGTGATCACCAAATCCTTCGCCAACAGGGTTTTTGGCAAAGAAGACCCCATGGGGCAGGTCGTCGATATTAAATGCGATCAAACGGGCACCTATAAAGTCGCTGGCTTGGTGGAAAATATTCCATCCAATAGTTCTATCTCGTTCGACTTCCTGGTGCCTCGCCAATCGAGCCGGTTTTGGAGGCGCATGCCACAAAATCTCATCCTCAGTGACCCTTTCTTTGACCAGGCCACTTTCGATGACGATATGGCCGTGGCGAAAGCCCAAAGCACCCGGTTTCCTGAGAGTGTGCTGTCGTCTTTTCCGCTGAAATCCATTTACCTTGACCGGTCGGTGGAAATTCCACTGTTCGCCAAATATGGCAACCGAACCAACAACCAAACCATGGAAGGTGTAGCGCTGGTGCTGCTGCTGATTACCCTGGTTAGTTTTGTCAACCTGCAAACGAGCCTTCAGCTTACTTTGGTTCGAAAAATTGGGGTCAAGTACATGATTGGCGCCTCCCGCTTTGATGTCGGGCTGGAAATTGCCGTCAGCAGGCTTATCTACCTCTTTGCTGGTGGTGGGCTTGCCTTTTTGCTGTATCAGTGGCTGTTTCCTTACTATGTGGGCTTGCTGGAGCTCGATCTTGATAGTACCCCATCATTTGATATGATGAGCATGTTCACAGTAATGGGCGGTATCGTGCTGGTATCGTGGCTGGTATCGTTTGTGCAGGTGTATCGGCTCAAAACGTCGCAGGCCATCGCTGGCAAACTCAGCCTGAAGATTCCCCGCCTGCAACGGATACTTACTACACTACAGTATGCCATCACTATTTTGCTGCTGGTGGCTACTACTGTTGTGTTTTTGCAATTGGGCTACATGCTCAACAAAGACACGGGGCTGCACCAGCATGATATTGTTCAGACAGATTTCTTCGAAATGATGCCCAATCAGGCACAGGACAGCGTGGCCATGGAAGGAATGATGCGGCAGCATGACTATGTGCTCAATCAGCTAAATAACCACCCCGGCATCCGCACCGTGTCGCAGGGCACGATTCCTATCGACATGGCGTTCGAAAGCTCATGGAAAATTGCCAGCGATGGCAATGAATATACACCTGTGTATACCATGCCAGCCGATCCACACTACGACGACTTGTTTGGTATGGAGCTGGTAGAAGGCCGGTTCTTTTCCGACACGCTCGACAGCAACAATGACAACAAGCTGGTCATTAACGAAGCCGCCAAAGCGTACTGGGGTATTGACGATATTAGTCAGGTAAAGCTGACTACCAACACCAGGTCGTCCAATCAAGTGGACTATACCATCATAGGTGTGGTGAAGGACTATCACTATCAGCACCTTTCTCATAAGATCAGGCCGTTGATCCTTTCTTTTTCCATTTACCGGGACACGGATTTGCTGGTAAGGGTCGAAGAGGGACATGTGGACGATGTGGTTGTTTTTTTAGGTGACCTTTACAGAGAGGTGAACCCGGGTGGCATCTTTACCTATCAAACGATGGAAGATAAGATAGATGCCCAGTATGCTGCCGAAAAGCGCCTGAGCAGCATTTACCTGACCTTCAGCATTGTCGCATTGGTGCTCTCGTCCATTGGCCTGTTTACTTTTGCTTTTCACGAGACCAGACGAAGGACCAAAGAAGTCGGCATACGAAAAGTAAGCGGTGCGGGCTTCGAGCAGGTGTTCTGGCTTTTGAACCTCTCTTTTTTAAAATCGGTGGCTGTGGCCTTTTTGCTGGCGACTCCTCTTGTGTGGTACCTGATGAGCATGTGGCTGGACAACTTTGCGTACAGAGTGGAGCTAAGCTGGTGGATATTTGCAGGTGTGGCTTTGGTGGTATTAGCGGTTGCCATGGCCACCGTGCTTTGGCAAACCATTAGCCTATCGAAAGCCAGTCCGGTGGAGAGCCTGCGGTATGAATAG
- a CDS encoding xanthine dehydrogenase family protein molybdopterin-binding subunit codes for MTLVRTKFGRRSFLKTSAAAGGGLMIGFSWLTRCSPVSEPLVAVPNEWFKINGYIKIGDTGLVTIFNPNPEIGQNVMTSMPMIVAEELDVAWDHVVVEQGMLDEDAFKNPQFAGGSLSIMLGWDALRMAGATGRRMLLEAAAKEWGVKVEDLTASEGIIKEKNGTRTIGYGAIASKAVGIEVPEEIALKEPKDYKLLGSAQKNVEGPKIVTGKPLFGIDFKKEGMLLAMIEHPPAFGMKVKDFNVDEIKAMDGVRDAFIIDTTIPEPAWSDVNAFNHLIAIVGDSTWQLMKAKKALKANWETVTEPENTAMHVQRLKDTLKNGEVGGNRKDGDTEAAFASAAKVIERTYTSPFLAHATMEPMNFYANVTADGAELAGPTQTPKALEDSAAKLLGLPVEKISVQMTRIGGGFGRRLYVHFGLEAAAISKKMGAPIKMIYTREDDMTQGTYRPAYRSTYKAGLDENNNLIAFSVRGAGLPEGPVFPNRFPAGSVPNYTAESIGSTTNISTGAWRAPRSHFTAGAEQSFLDEVAELAGKDPIDFRLELFDKAIANPVGEKYEYDAERYAGVLKLVKEKANWGVETPGVFRGVAAYFCHNSYVAQVMDVVMENNQPKVKKVWCAVDCGILINKEGAVNIIQGGVVDGIGHALYSELTFENGASVHKNFNTYQLIRHSQAPEEIEVFFVENEIKPTGLGEPGLPPAIGALASALYKATGKRYYHTPFSTADQSPEKIEVM; via the coding sequence ATGACATTAGTAAGGACGAAATTTGGCAGAAGATCATTTCTGAAGACCTCGGCAGCCGCCGGCGGTGGACTGATGATCGGTTTCAGCTGGCTCACCCGGTGCTCGCCGGTGTCGGAGCCCCTGGTGGCCGTGCCCAACGAGTGGTTCAAAATCAACGGCTATATCAAAATTGGTGACACCGGTCTTGTGACCATCTTCAATCCCAATCCAGAGATAGGCCAGAATGTGATGACCTCCATGCCCATGATAGTGGCCGAGGAGCTCGACGTGGCCTGGGACCATGTGGTGGTAGAACAAGGCATGCTTGATGAGGATGCTTTTAAAAACCCGCAGTTTGCCGGGGGCAGTCTGTCCATTATGCTGGGCTGGGATGCCCTGCGCATGGCCGGAGCTACTGGTCGCAGGATGCTGCTGGAAGCCGCCGCCAAAGAGTGGGGCGTGAAGGTGGAAGACCTGACAGCCAGTGAGGGAATCATCAAAGAGAAAAACGGAACGAGGACCATAGGGTACGGAGCCATTGCTTCCAAGGCAGTGGGCATTGAAGTGCCCGAAGAAATAGCGCTGAAAGAACCTAAAGACTACAAGCTGCTGGGCAGCGCCCAAAAGAACGTGGAGGGCCCCAAAATTGTCACCGGCAAGCCACTGTTCGGCATCGACTTCAAAAAAGAAGGCATGCTGCTGGCCATGATTGAGCACCCACCAGCATTTGGCATGAAGGTGAAAGACTTCAACGTGGACGAAATCAAGGCGATGGATGGCGTGAGGGACGCTTTCATCATCGACACCACCATACCCGAGCCAGCCTGGTCGGATGTGAATGCCTTCAATCACCTGATTGCCATTGTGGGAGACTCCACCTGGCAGCTGATGAAGGCCAAGAAGGCGCTCAAAGCCAATTGGGAAACGGTCACGGAGCCCGAAAACACAGCCATGCATGTGCAGCGGCTGAAGGACACACTGAAAAACGGCGAAGTAGGCGGCAACAGAAAAGACGGTGACACGGAGGCAGCTTTTGCCTCGGCCGCCAAGGTGATTGAGCGGACGTATACGTCGCCATTCCTTGCCCACGCCACCATGGAGCCCATGAACTTCTACGCCAATGTGACGGCAGACGGAGCGGAGCTGGCAGGGCCTACGCAAACCCCCAAGGCATTGGAAGACTCGGCTGCTAAATTGCTGGGCCTTCCTGTAGAGAAGATCTCCGTGCAAATGACCCGCATAGGTGGTGGCTTTGGCCGTCGGTTGTACGTGCACTTTGGGTTGGAAGCAGCGGCGATCTCCAAAAAAATGGGAGCGCCCATCAAAATGATTTACACCCGGGAAGACGATATGACCCAGGGCACGTACCGACCAGCCTACCGCTCGACTTACAAAGCTGGACTTGACGAAAACAACAACCTGATTGCCTTTTCGGTGAGAGGGGCGGGGCTGCCGGAAGGCCCGGTTTTCCCCAACAGGTTCCCTGCTGGGTCGGTGCCCAATTACACCGCTGAAAGCATTGGCTCAACGACGAACATTTCGACAGGCGCCTGGCGGGCACCGAGGTCGCACTTTACGGCAGGAGCGGAGCAGTCCTTCCTCGACGAGGTGGCGGAGCTGGCAGGCAAGGATCCGATTGACTTCCGGTTGGAACTGTTCGACAAGGCCATTGCCAATCCTGTAGGAGAAAAATACGAATACGATGCCGAGCGCTATGCTGGTGTGCTGAAGCTTGTGAAAGAAAAGGCCAATTGGGGCGTGGAAACGCCCGGCGTGTTCCGTGGAGTGGCTGCCTACTTCTGCCACAACTCTTACGTGGCCCAGGTCATGGACGTGGTGATGGAAAACAACCAGCCCAAGGTGAAAAAGGTGTGGTGCGCTGTCGATTGTGGTATTTTGATCAACAAAGAGGGCGCCGTCAACATCATTCAGGGAGGTGTGGTTGATGGCATTGGCCATGCGCTCTACAGCGAGCTGACATTTGAAAACGGTGCGTCGGTGCACAAGAACTTCAATACCTACCAGCTGATCAGGCACAGCCAGGCGCCGGAGGAGATTGAGGTGTTCTTTGTGGAGAACGAGATCAAACCGACGGGACTGGGCGAGCCAGGGTTGCCGCCGGCGATTGGGGCATTGGCCAGCGCTCTTTACAAAGCCACGGGCAAGCGCTACTACCACACGCCTTTCAGCACGGCCGATCAATCGCCGGAGAAGATAGAGGTGATGTAG
- a CDS encoding (2Fe-2S)-binding protein, whose product MAIFKLTINGQQKQVDVDPATPMLWVLRDNLDLVGTKFGCGIAQCGACTIHVNGNATRSCQLPVSAVGDNKITTIEGLSENGDHPVQQAWLQHDVPQCGYCQAGQIMTASALLAANPKPTDEEIESAMNGNICRCGTYVRIKAAVKTASTL is encoded by the coding sequence ATGGCAATTTTCAAACTAACAATTAACGGACAACAAAAGCAGGTGGATGTGGATCCCGCTACGCCCATGCTGTGGGTGCTGCGAGACAATCTCGACCTGGTAGGCACCAAGTTTGGCTGCGGCATTGCCCAGTGCGGCGCTTGCACCATCCATGTGAATGGCAATGCCACCCGCTCGTGTCAGCTGCCTGTGTCGGCCGTAGGCGACAACAAAATCACCACCATTGAAGGCCTTTCCGAAAACGGAGACCACCCGGTGCAGCAAGCATGGCTACAGCACGACGTGCCCCAGTGTGGCTATTGTCAGGCAGGCCAGATCATGACCGCCTCAGCGCTGCTTGCGGCCAACCCGAAGCCCACCGATGAAGAAATTGAATCGGCCATGAATGGCAATATCTGCCGCTGCGGCACCTATGTAAGGATCAAAGCCGCCGTGAAAACTGCCTCAACACTCTAA